The following proteins are encoded in a genomic region of Streptomyces sp. SLBN-31:
- a CDS encoding RICIN domain-containing protein encodes MSRTRPPVRLTAALGAAALTAAALATAFPAQAAPTASTNLVVNAAQTLRPVTHVATGSLYGLADASTPADSLVTPLKPNTFVQMAPGGSQLPNGEPKPAGDALVVAAKAAKAGAKVVVRMPDWYPNFPYKWVSWSDWLSAVDKQIASVQSSGATNIAAYELWNEPDWTWDTTNAGAFDAGWARTYKEVRAKDTKTPIQGPSYSAWNQSWMSTFLTDAKASGTVPDIIAWHELQGSQNIAAHVSAYRALESSLGISPRPIAIEEYGTPSEVGVPGPLVGYVAKFERTGVHDAELAFWNHYGTLGDTLTDTGASPNGSYWLYKWYGDMSGNMLVTTPPAQTGIDGFASLNGSGNQISVVTGGCTGSCAVTVNGLSSLSAFGSTVHVKLEYTPSKGRTTAVSGPITVSDADYTVTGGSITVPVTMNASDGYHLVITPSGTATSLAGRYQITNKNSGLALDTSGAGTAQGTAVVQATAGTGTDQHWTLVAAGNGLYKIQQQASGLLLGITNMSTSDGGTAVIWGDNGTADHLWQLVPDGSGYYKIANYNSGLLLGVNNMSTASGAQVLQWTDNGTADHLWRLTSR; translated from the coding sequence ATGAGCCGCACAAGACCCCCCGTACGCCTGACCGCGGCACTGGGCGCCGCCGCCCTCACCGCGGCCGCGCTCGCCACCGCCTTCCCCGCCCAGGCGGCCCCCACCGCCTCCACCAACCTGGTCGTCAACGCCGCCCAGACCCTGCGCCCGGTCACCCACGTGGCCACCGGCAGCCTCTACGGTCTCGCCGACGCGAGCACCCCGGCCGACAGCCTGGTCACCCCGCTCAAGCCCAACACCTTCGTCCAGATGGCCCCGGGCGGCTCCCAGCTGCCCAACGGCGAACCGAAACCGGCGGGCGACGCCCTGGTGGTGGCCGCAAAGGCGGCGAAGGCGGGCGCCAAGGTGGTCGTGCGGATGCCGGACTGGTATCCGAACTTCCCCTACAAATGGGTGAGCTGGAGCGACTGGCTGTCCGCGGTGGACAAGCAGATCGCCTCCGTGCAGTCCTCCGGCGCCACGAACATCGCCGCGTACGAGCTGTGGAACGAGCCCGACTGGACCTGGGACACCACCAACGCGGGCGCGTTCGACGCCGGCTGGGCACGGACGTACAAGGAGGTCCGCGCCAAGGACACCAAGACGCCCATCCAAGGCCCCAGTTACTCCGCCTGGAACCAGTCCTGGATGAGCACCTTCCTCACCGACGCCAAGGCGAGCGGCACGGTGCCGGACATCATCGCCTGGCACGAGTTGCAGGGTTCGCAGAACATCGCCGCACACGTCTCCGCCTACCGCGCGCTGGAGTCGAGTCTCGGCATCAGCCCGCGGCCGATCGCGATCGAGGAGTACGGCACCCCGAGCGAGGTCGGCGTGCCCGGACCGCTGGTCGGCTATGTCGCCAAGTTCGAGCGGACCGGCGTTCACGACGCCGAGCTGGCCTTCTGGAACCACTACGGCACCCTCGGCGACACCCTGACCGACACCGGCGCCTCCCCGAACGGCTCGTACTGGCTCTACAAGTGGTACGGCGACATGTCGGGGAACATGCTGGTCACCACGCCTCCGGCGCAGACGGGCATCGACGGCTTCGCCTCCCTGAACGGCTCGGGCAACCAGATCAGCGTCGTCACCGGCGGCTGCACCGGTTCGTGCGCGGTCACCGTCAACGGCCTGTCCTCGCTGTCGGCCTTCGGCTCCACCGTGCACGTCAAGCTGGAGTACACCCCGTCCAAGGGCCGTACGACGGCGGTCTCCGGCCCGATCACCGTCTCGGACGCCGACTACACGGTGACCGGCGGGTCCATCACCGTGCCCGTCACCATGAACGCCTCCGACGGCTACCACCTGGTGATCACCCCCAGCGGTACCGCGACCTCGCTTGCCGGGCGCTACCAGATCACCAACAAGAACAGCGGGCTGGCACTGGACACCAGCGGCGCGGGCACCGCGCAGGGCACCGCCGTCGTCCAGGCCACCGCCGGCACCGGTACCGACCAGCACTGGACCCTGGTGGCCGCCGGAAACGGGTTGTACAAGATCCAGCAGCAGGCGAGCGGTCTGCTCCTGGGCATCACCAACATGAGTACCAGTGACGGCGGAACCGCGGTGATTTGGGGTGACAACGGCACGGCCGACCACCTGTGGCAGCTGGTCCCGGACGGCAGCGGCTACTACAAGATCGCCAACTACAACAGCGGTCTGCTGCTCGGCGTGAACAACATGAGCACCGCCTCCGGCGCCCAGGTCCTGCAGTGGACCGACAACGGCACGGCCGACCACCTGTGGAGGCTCACCTCCCGCTGA
- a CDS encoding carbohydrate ABC transporter permease, whose amino-acid sequence MLFPVYWMVNVSLTPQQDMRKDPPDLLPLHPTFEGYRAVLDDQLPYLGTSLLIGLGTVALTLVLAAPAGYSLAKLRPRGGGGLGLALLIAQMVPGIVMAMGFYGIFLDLGLLNSWWGLIIADSTIAVPFGVMIFTAFMSGIPGELIAASRIDGAGTFRTFWSVVLPVSRNALVTVSLFSFLWAWSDFVFANTLDGGGDLRPITLGIYKYIGNNNQEWNAIMATAVVASVPAAVLLVLAQRYVAAGVTAGAVKD is encoded by the coding sequence ATGCTGTTCCCGGTGTACTGGATGGTGAACGTCTCGCTCACCCCGCAGCAGGACATGCGCAAGGACCCGCCCGACCTGTTGCCGCTGCACCCCACCTTCGAGGGCTACCGGGCCGTCCTGGACGACCAGTTGCCGTACCTCGGCACCAGCCTGCTGATCGGCCTGGGCACCGTCGCCCTGACCCTCGTCCTCGCGGCCCCGGCCGGCTACTCGCTGGCGAAACTCCGCCCGCGCGGGGGCGGCGGCCTGGGACTGGCTTTGCTGATCGCGCAGATGGTCCCCGGGATCGTCATGGCGATGGGCTTCTACGGCATCTTCCTGGACCTCGGTCTGCTCAACTCCTGGTGGGGGCTGATCATCGCGGACTCCACCATCGCCGTGCCGTTCGGCGTCATGATCTTCACGGCGTTCATGTCGGGCATCCCCGGCGAGCTGATCGCCGCCTCCCGGATCGACGGCGCCGGCACCTTCCGCACCTTCTGGTCGGTCGTGCTGCCGGTCAGCCGCAACGCCCTGGTCACCGTGTCCCTGTTCAGCTTCCTGTGGGCCTGGTCCGACTTCGTCTTCGCCAACACCCTCGACGGCGGCGGCGATCTACGGCCGATCACCCTCGGCATCTACAAGTACATCGGCAACAACAACCAGGAGTGGAACGCGATCATGGCCACCGCGGTGGTCGCGTCCGTGCCCGCGGCCGTCCTGCTGGTGCTCGCGCAGCGATACGTCGCCGCGGGTGTGACGGCAGGCGCCGTCAAGGACTAG
- a CDS encoding carbohydrate ABC transporter permease yields the protein MTIARVDRPRRAPAAAAGASGADAPSLRRRQRRRSRLTALAFVTPLLAYLAAFYLYPLYRNLDLSLRDYTVRSFVAGDAPFSGWHNFRTVLDDPTFGPAMRHTMVFTFVSIAFQYAIGLALAVFFNRHFRLAPTLRALFLIPWLLPLIVSASTWSWMFNSESGVVNYLLHFFGVAPVGWLTSPDWALTSVIVANIWIGIPFNLVILYSGLQNIPAELYEAASLDGASAWQQFRRITFPLLRPVSAITLLLGLVYTLKVFDLIWIMTKGGPGDASSTLATWSYQLGFGTLLPKFGPGAAVGNILILIALVFGLLYIRVQRRQEA from the coding sequence ATGACCATCGCCCGGGTCGACCGTCCGCGGCGGGCACCGGCCGCCGCGGCGGGGGCGAGCGGCGCCGACGCACCGTCCCTGCGCCGCCGTCAGCGGCGCAGGAGCCGCCTGACCGCGCTCGCCTTCGTCACCCCCCTGCTCGCCTACCTCGCCGCCTTCTACCTCTACCCGCTCTACCGCAACCTCGACCTGAGCCTGCGCGACTACACCGTGCGGTCGTTCGTGGCGGGCGACGCGCCGTTCTCCGGCTGGCACAACTTCCGCACGGTGCTGGACGATCCGACGTTCGGTCCGGCGATGCGGCACACGATGGTCTTCACCTTCGTGTCGATCGCCTTCCAGTACGCCATCGGGCTCGCCCTCGCGGTCTTCTTCAACCGCCACTTCCGGCTCGCGCCCACCCTGCGCGCGCTGTTCCTGATCCCGTGGCTGCTGCCGCTGATCGTGTCGGCGTCGACGTGGTCGTGGATGTTCAACAGCGAGTCGGGTGTGGTGAACTACCTCCTGCACTTCTTCGGTGTGGCGCCGGTCGGCTGGCTGACCTCGCCGGACTGGGCGCTGACGTCGGTGATCGTCGCCAACATCTGGATCGGCATCCCGTTCAACCTGGTGATCCTCTACAGCGGACTGCAGAACATCCCGGCCGAGCTGTACGAGGCGGCGTCCCTGGACGGGGCGAGCGCCTGGCAGCAGTTCCGCCGGATCACCTTCCCCCTGCTGCGCCCGGTGTCGGCGATCACCCTGCTGCTCGGGCTGGTCTACACGCTGAAGGTGTTCGACCTGATCTGGATCATGACCAAGGGCGGTCCGGGCGACGCCTCCTCGACCCTGGCGACGTGGTCGTACCAGCTCGGATTCGGCACCCTGCTGCCCAAGTTCGGCCCAGGGGCCGCGGTCGGCAACATCCTCATCCTCATCGCACTCGTCTTCGGGCTGCTGTACATCCGCGTCCAGAGGAGGCAGGAAGCGTGA
- a CDS encoding extracellular solute-binding protein, with protein sequence MAALAAVGTLASLTACGGGSSSSDSSSGGSKGTYAFWDPYPQFNASSAWGKLVTSCGTKAGVKLKRTSYDTTDLGNKALLAAQQGNAPDVMLVDNPVVSTLVEAGILNKTSDLGLDTASIQKNIIGAGTLDGASYGVPIGANTLALYYNKKVLSAAGVDPASVKDWNSLTAALKKVNGAGKKGITFSAINTEEGSFQFLPWFWGAGGDLTKLDSARGVAALSLWKQWVDSGYAPKDVLQNTQTTSWQEFATGDYAFGENGTWQLGNAEKAGFDYGIINIPAQNGGSAPVPTGGEFVTVPVQKDTGRYDVSKKIVACLTSDANLLPTDTTLQYVAPTAAVQAQQVKQNPKLKPWVDAVAAARGRTSGGLGTKYPTISQPMWTAVQAALSGSKSPQDALATAQQSAQKG encoded by the coding sequence ATGGCAGCACTCGCCGCCGTCGGCACCCTCGCCTCCCTCACCGCCTGCGGAGGCGGTTCCAGCTCCTCGGACTCCTCGTCGGGCGGGTCCAAGGGCACGTACGCCTTCTGGGACCCCTACCCCCAGTTCAACGCCTCCTCGGCCTGGGGCAAGCTCGTGACCTCGTGCGGGACCAAGGCCGGGGTGAAGCTCAAGCGGACCTCCTACGACACCACCGACCTGGGCAACAAGGCCCTGCTGGCGGCCCAGCAGGGCAACGCGCCGGATGTGATGCTCGTCGACAACCCGGTCGTCTCCACGCTGGTGGAGGCGGGGATCCTCAACAAGACGAGCGACCTGGGGCTCGACACGGCGTCGATCCAGAAGAACATCATCGGCGCGGGCACCCTGGACGGCGCCTCGTACGGTGTGCCGATCGGCGCGAACACCCTGGCCCTCTACTACAACAAGAAGGTCCTCTCCGCCGCCGGCGTCGACCCCGCGTCCGTCAAGGACTGGAACTCCCTCACGGCCGCGCTGAAGAAGGTCAACGGGGCCGGCAAGAAGGGCATCACGTTCTCGGCGATCAACACCGAGGAGGGCAGCTTCCAGTTCCTGCCCTGGTTCTGGGGCGCGGGCGGCGATCTGACGAAGCTCGACTCCGCCAGGGGCGTCGCCGCGCTGTCCTTGTGGAAGCAGTGGGTCGACTCGGGGTACGCGCCCAAGGACGTCCTGCAGAACACGCAGACCACCAGCTGGCAGGAGTTCGCCACCGGCGACTACGCGTTCGGCGAGAACGGCACCTGGCAGCTGGGCAACGCGGAGAAGGCCGGTTTCGACTACGGCATCATCAACATCCCCGCGCAGAACGGCGGTTCGGCACCGGTGCCGACCGGCGGGGAGTTCGTGACCGTGCCCGTGCAGAAGGACACCGGGCGCTATGACGTCAGCAAGAAGATCGTCGCGTGTCTGACCAGCGACGCCAACCTGCTGCCGACCGACACGACACTGCAGTACGTCGCGCCCACGGCCGCCGTCCAGGCCCAGCAGGTCAAGCAGAACCCGAAGCTCAAGCCGTGGGTGGACGCGGTGGCCGCGGCCCGAGGCCGGACCAGTGGCGGCCTCGGCACCAAGTACCCGACGATCTCCCAGCCGATGTGGACCGCCGTCCAGGCGGCGCTGTCGGGCAGCAAGAGCCCGCAGGACGCCCTGGCCACCGCCCAGCAGAGCGCGCAGAAGGGCTAG
- a CDS encoding glycoside hydrolase family 127 protein produces MPRTPLAQHPAGPIRLGPDARAALRPATAEVADGFWQLRREVNAGTSIPQGPGLLDSAGNLHNLRLAAGTSEGEFQGAYPFVDTDVYKWLEAASWQLAQGRSPELEADVDRIVSLVAAAQQPDGYLNTWFQLVKGGERYQDLRWGHELYCAGHLVQAAVAHHRATGRTELLDVAVKFADHIDSVFGPPGSGKEIDGIDGHPEVETALVELYRETGERRYLDLAGYFVDRHGHGLLGGEAYCQDRVPVREATNVEGHAVRQLYLLAAVADLATETGEAELRSAAERLWHAMTTTKTHVTGGLGAHHDWEDFGDPYELPNERAYCETCAAIASIQWSWRMALLTGEARYSDLVERTLFNGFLAGVSLDGESWLYVNPLQVRDGHTDPGGDQSARRTRWFRCACCPPNVMRLLAGLEHYLASGDDDGLQIHQYVTGRYTTGPIVVRAETDYPWDGTVALTVEGTPTDRPWTLSLRVPQWCRDVRVRCGRETYDRAADDGWLRLERTWAPGDRVVLELSMEPRLTAADPRVDAVRGCVAIERGPLVHCLEQVDHPGGGLDDIVLDTSRPLAVKHRPDLLGGVTTVVAAGRRRRTPDRGWWPYASADTEAASEPDGEPVELTAIPYYAWANREDGSMRVWLPTS; encoded by the coding sequence ATGCCCCGCACCCCCTTGGCCCAGCACCCCGCCGGCCCGATCCGGCTCGGTCCCGACGCCCGTGCCGCGCTGCGCCCCGCCACGGCCGAAGTGGCGGACGGTTTCTGGCAGTTGCGTCGCGAGGTCAATGCCGGCACGTCCATCCCGCAGGGCCCCGGCCTGCTGGATTCGGCCGGAAACCTGCACAACCTGCGGCTCGCGGCGGGCACGTCCGAGGGCGAGTTCCAGGGCGCGTACCCGTTCGTGGACACGGACGTCTACAAGTGGCTGGAGGCCGCGTCCTGGCAGCTGGCCCAGGGCCGGTCGCCGGAGCTGGAGGCGGACGTCGACCGGATCGTCTCCCTGGTGGCGGCCGCCCAGCAGCCCGACGGCTACCTCAACACCTGGTTCCAGCTGGTCAAGGGCGGCGAGCGCTACCAGGACCTGCGCTGGGGCCACGAACTGTACTGCGCGGGCCATCTCGTCCAGGCCGCCGTCGCCCACCACCGGGCCACCGGGCGCACCGAACTCCTCGACGTGGCCGTGAAGTTCGCCGACCACATCGACTCGGTCTTCGGGCCGCCCGGCAGCGGCAAGGAGATCGACGGCATCGACGGCCACCCCGAGGTGGAGACCGCCCTGGTCGAGCTGTACCGGGAGACCGGCGAGCGCCGCTACCTCGACCTTGCCGGCTACTTCGTCGACCGGCACGGCCACGGGCTGCTCGGCGGCGAGGCCTACTGCCAGGACCGGGTGCCGGTGCGCGAGGCGACGAACGTCGAGGGCCATGCCGTACGGCAGTTGTACCTGCTGGCCGCCGTCGCGGACCTGGCCACGGAGACCGGCGAGGCCGAACTGCGGTCCGCCGCCGAGCGGTTGTGGCACGCCATGACCACCACCAAGACCCATGTCACCGGCGGCCTCGGCGCCCACCACGACTGGGAGGACTTCGGCGACCCCTACGAGCTGCCCAACGAGCGCGCCTACTGCGAGACCTGCGCCGCGATCGCCTCGATCCAGTGGAGCTGGCGCATGGCCCTGCTCACCGGTGAGGCCCGCTACTCGGACCTGGTCGAACGCACCCTCTTCAACGGCTTTCTGGCCGGTGTCTCGCTGGACGGCGAGAGCTGGCTGTACGTCAACCCGCTCCAGGTCCGCGACGGTCACACCGACCCGGGTGGCGACCAGTCAGCGCGCCGCACCCGCTGGTTCCGCTGCGCCTGCTGCCCGCCGAACGTGATGCGCCTGCTGGCCGGCCTGGAGCACTATCTCGCCTCGGGCGACGACGACGGCCTGCAGATCCACCAGTACGTCACCGGCCGCTACACCACCGGGCCGATCGTCGTGCGGGCCGAGACCGACTATCCCTGGGACGGCACGGTCGCCCTCACCGTCGAGGGCACGCCCACCGACCGTCCCTGGACGCTGTCCCTGCGCGTCCCGCAGTGGTGCCGCGACGTCCGGGTGCGGTGCGGTCGGGAGACGTACGACCGCGCGGCGGACGACGGCTGGCTGCGGCTGGAGCGGACCTGGGCGCCCGGCGACCGGGTCGTGCTGGAGCTCTCGATGGAGCCCCGGCTGACCGCGGCCGACCCGCGGGTGGACGCCGTACGCGGCTGTGTGGCGATCGAACGCGGGCCGCTCGTCCACTGCCTGGAGCAGGTCGACCATCCCGGCGGCGGGCTGGACGACATCGTCCTGGACACCTCCCGCCCGCTCGCCGTGAAACACCGGCCGGACCTGCTCGGCGGCGTCACCACCGTGGTGGCCGCCGGGCGGCGGCGCCGCACCCCCGACCGGGGCTGGTGGCCGTACGCCTCCGCCGACACCGAGGCCGCCTCCGAACCCGACGGCGAGCCCGTCGAGTTGACCGCGATCCCCTACTACGCCTGGGCCAACCGCGAGGACGGCAGCATGCGCGTCTGGCTCCCCACCTCCTGA
- a CDS encoding LacI family DNA-binding transcriptional regulator — protein sequence MPEAAPRSPSAGRAKLADVAALAGVSVGTASKALSGSGRMRPETRQRVLDAVEQLGFRPNQHAQSLHTGRSWTVGLMTTDGIGRFSTPVLLGAEDALGAGKISVLLCDTRGDTIREQHHLRNLMDRRVDGIIVTGRRTDARPPLNGVDGIPVVYALSPSTDPSDTSVASDDRGGAQLAVEHLIATGRTRIAHVTGPEHHAAARDRARHAVDVLDRSDLRLSGGRVHFGEWSEAWGRRAADAVLRTAPDTDAFFCGNDQIARGVADALRERGLEVPGRIAVVGYDNWDTMALACRPPLTTIDMNLTEIGRIAALKLLEAIDSAPAPGVHTVPCRLVVREST from the coding sequence GTGCCTGAAGCCGCTCCCCGTTCCCCTTCCGCAGGCCGGGCGAAGCTCGCCGACGTCGCCGCGCTCGCCGGTGTCAGCGTGGGCACGGCCTCCAAGGCGTTGAGCGGCAGTGGCCGGATGCGTCCGGAGACCCGGCAGCGGGTGCTGGACGCCGTGGAGCAGCTCGGCTTCCGGCCCAACCAGCACGCGCAGAGCCTGCACACCGGCCGCAGCTGGACGGTCGGGCTGATGACGACCGACGGCATCGGCCGCTTCAGTACGCCCGTCCTGCTGGGCGCGGAGGACGCGCTCGGCGCCGGGAAGATCTCCGTGCTGCTGTGCGACACCCGGGGCGACACCATCCGGGAACAGCACCACCTGCGCAACCTCATGGACCGGAGGGTCGACGGCATCATCGTCACCGGCCGCCGCACCGACGCCCGCCCGCCGCTGAACGGCGTCGACGGCATTCCGGTCGTCTACGCCCTGTCGCCCTCCACCGACCCGTCCGACACCTCGGTCGCTTCGGACGACCGGGGCGGCGCACAGCTCGCCGTCGAGCACCTGATCGCCACCGGGCGCACCCGGATCGCGCATGTCACCGGCCCCGAGCACCACGCCGCCGCCCGCGACCGCGCCCGCCATGCCGTCGACGTCCTCGACCGCTCCGACCTGCGACTCTCCGGCGGCCGCGTCCACTTCGGGGAGTGGAGCGAGGCGTGGGGGCGGCGGGCGGCGGACGCGGTGCTGCGCACGGCGCCCGACACGGACGCCTTCTTCTGCGGCAACGACCAGATAGCCCGGGGAGTCGCCGACGCGCTGCGCGAGCGCGGCCTGGAGGTCCCCGGCCGGATCGCCGTCGTCGGCTACGACAACTGGGACACCATGGCCCTGGCCTGCCGCCCGCCGCTCACCACGATCGACATGAACCTCACCGAGATCGGCCGCATCGCCGCACTGAAACTACTGGAGGCCATCGACTCCGCCCCGGCACCGGGAGTGCACACGGTGCCGTGCCGGCTGGTGGTGCGGGAGTCGACGTGA
- a CDS encoding helix-turn-helix transcriptional regulator: MATELGQALRRWRDRVSPDAAGLPSGGHRRAAGLRREELAMLAGISVDYITRLEQGRAVNPSAQVVEALARALRLSGDERAYLFGLAELVPPGPDVVPGYITPSVQRLLDRLVDTPVGVTDAAMNLLLANPMYAALMGDPSRLRGPERNGAWRNFMGVPSRVRHTPEERRSFEAGMVAELRSTAARYPADRQLLHLVAELRARSPRFAELWEAGVVGRLQASRKTIDHPQVGLLTLDCDLLRVEENDLHILVYSAEPGTEAAQKLELLSVLGTQNLIDQG; this comes from the coding sequence ATGGCCACGGAACTCGGACAGGCACTGCGGCGCTGGCGCGACCGGGTCTCCCCGGACGCGGCCGGACTGCCCTCGGGAGGCCACCGCAGGGCGGCCGGTCTGCGGCGCGAGGAGCTCGCGATGCTGGCCGGGATCTCGGTCGACTACATCACGCGCCTGGAACAGGGCCGGGCGGTCAACCCCTCGGCGCAGGTCGTCGAGGCGCTGGCGCGGGCGCTGAGGCTGTCGGGGGACGAGCGGGCGTATCTGTTCGGGCTGGCGGAGCTGGTTCCGCCGGGACCGGACGTGGTGCCCGGATACATCACGCCGAGCGTCCAGCGGCTGCTGGACCGGCTGGTCGACACGCCCGTCGGGGTCACCGACGCGGCGATGAACCTGCTGCTGGCCAATCCGATGTACGCGGCGCTGATGGGCGATCCGTCCCGGCTGCGGGGCCCGGAACGCAACGGCGCGTGGCGCAACTTCATGGGGGTGCCGAGCCGGGTGCGGCACACTCCTGAGGAGCGGCGCTCCTTCGAGGCCGGGATGGTCGCCGAGCTGCGGTCGACCGCCGCCCGCTATCCGGCCGACCGCCAACTCCTGCACCTTGTGGCGGAGTTGAGGGCACGCAGCCCGCGCTTCGCGGAGCTGTGGGAGGCGGGTGTCGTCGGCCGGCTCCAGGCCTCCCGCAAGACGATCGACCATCCGCAGGTGGGCCTGCTGACCCTCGACTGCGACCTGCTACGGGTCGAGGAGAACGACCTCCACATCCTCGTCTACTCGGCCGAGCCTGGCACGGAGGCCGCGCAGAAACTGGAACTACTGTCCGTACTCGGCACTCAGAACCTGATCGACCAGGGGTAG
- a CDS encoding SDR family oxidoreductase, which translates to MTTTLITGANKGLGRETARRLVAAGHTVYVGARDAERGRRAAEELGARFVQLDVTDDASVEAAVKTVEAAGGLDVLINNAGIETRTDDNSVPVAETVTADHMRTTFETNVYGVVRVLHAFLPLLRRSAAPVVVNVSSGLASLTNLSDPAHPAHFYPGVAYPTSKAAVNMLTVQFAKAFPDIRINSVEPGFTKTDLNGNTGTQSVEQGAEVIVRMAQIGPDGPTGGYFDVDGPLPW; encoded by the coding sequence ATGACGACAACACTCATCACCGGAGCGAACAAGGGTCTCGGCCGCGAGACCGCCCGCCGGCTCGTCGCCGCGGGGCACACCGTCTACGTCGGCGCCCGGGACGCGGAGCGCGGCCGCCGGGCCGCGGAGGAACTCGGCGCCCGTTTCGTGCAGCTCGACGTCACCGACGACGCCTCCGTCGAGGCGGCGGTCAAGACCGTCGAGGCCGCCGGCGGCCTCGACGTGCTGATCAACAACGCCGGAATCGAGACCCGCACCGACGACAACAGCGTGCCGGTCGCCGAGACCGTGACCGCCGACCACATGCGCACCACCTTCGAGACCAACGTCTACGGCGTGGTGCGGGTTCTGCACGCCTTCCTTCCCCTGCTGCGGCGCTCGGCCGCCCCGGTCGTGGTCAACGTCAGCAGCGGCCTGGCCTCGCTGACCAACCTCTCCGACCCCGCTCACCCCGCCCACTTCTACCCGGGCGTCGCCTACCCGACGTCCAAGGCGGCGGTCAACATGCTCACCGTGCAGTTCGCGAAGGCGTTCCCGGACATACGGATCAACTCCGTGGAACCGGGGTTCACCAAGACGGACCTGAACGGCAACACCGGCACCCAGAGCGTCGAGCAGGGCGCCGAGGTCATCGTCCGCATGGCGCAGATCGGCCCGGACGGCCCGACCGGCGGCTACTTCGACGTCGACGGGCCGCTGCCCTGGTGA
- a CDS encoding GntR family transcriptional regulator, whose translation MAERPQRESAYVRLAHRLRTSILRHEHPEGVRLPTEAELAETYRVSRQTVRRAFQDLVAEGLVYRVPGRGTFATPREEQYLRQFGSVDDLMGLSIDTRMDVVTPLHRRVDVDVAGRLGLPTDRVHKLAFLRLHEDVAFCHTSVWLPPAVGRLLETVEELTLPGRPHAFTVIGLLDQRLPEPIAEAEQSITVAEATADLAEHLGCAPGRPLLRIDRVYRTVGGQQVELSVSHFLPEHYSYRVRLRRSGAPAGSPVTHQGSGPSTSK comes from the coding sequence ATGGCTGAGCGGCCGCAGCGGGAGAGCGCGTACGTCCGGCTCGCCCACCGGCTGCGGACGTCGATCCTGCGCCACGAGCATCCCGAGGGGGTGCGGCTGCCCACCGAGGCCGAGCTGGCCGAGACGTACCGGGTGAGCCGCCAGACCGTACGGCGGGCCTTCCAGGACCTCGTGGCCGAGGGGCTGGTGTACCGGGTGCCGGGGCGCGGCACGTTCGCGACCCCCCGGGAGGAGCAGTACCTACGGCAGTTCGGCTCGGTCGACGACCTGATGGGGCTGTCCATCGACACCCGCATGGACGTCGTCACACCGCTGCACCGCCGGGTGGACGTCGACGTGGCGGGCCGCCTCGGCCTGCCCACCGACCGGGTGCACAAGCTGGCGTTCCTGCGGCTCCACGAGGACGTCGCGTTCTGCCACACGTCGGTCTGGCTGCCGCCCGCCGTCGGCCGACTCCTGGAAACGGTCGAGGAGTTGACGCTTCCGGGCAGACCGCACGCCTTCACCGTCATCGGCCTGCTGGACCAGCGGCTGCCGGAACCGATCGCCGAGGCCGAGCAGAGCATCACGGTCGCCGAGGCCACGGCGGACCTCGCCGAGCACCTCGGCTGCGCACCCGGCCGCCCCCTGCTGCGCATCGACCGCGTCTACCGGACGGTCGGCGGGCAGCAGGTCGAGCTCTCCGTCAGCCACTTCCTGCCGGAGCACTACTCGTATCGCGTACGGCTGCGACGCAGCGGTGCCCCGGCCGGTTCACCCGTGACTCACCAGGGCAGCGGCCCGTCGACGTCGAAGTAG